The DNA sequence CCTTGAACTTGGCCGCCACCTCATCGGCGCGCGGGTTCTTCGGCGTCGTCAGCGCCCCGCCGAGGAGATTGTAGATGACGCCATTCGACTTCTTGCCGGTGAGTTCGACGAATTCCGGAACACTCGGCGCATATTGCAGGAAGACCAGGCTCTTGGTTGGCTGTTCGAGGAACTGGTTCAGGAAAGACGCCGAATTGCCCGGCAGATAGTCGGTGTTGATGACGACATCGGGGACATTCTCGCGCACCTTGGCCAGGATCGAACGCCAGTCGGTGACTTCGCCGAAGGGCACGATCTCATCGACGCTGATAGTCCAGCCCTTCTCCTTGAAAGTCTTCTTCATGCCCTCCGAGATGGTCTTCGAATAGGCGTTGTCGGAGGAGATGATGGCGACCTTCTTGGTCGGCAATGTGATCTTGCCGTCGGCCGCGAGTTTCTCGACGAACAAGGTGACGTCGGTGTTGTAGGCGTCGAAGGACGGCGTTAGCGACCAACAGCACATGTACTTGTCTGGGCTCGGCGCGATGATGTCCCTGGTCTGCTGCGAGGTGGCCGCCAGCATGTAGGGCATCTCGGCCTCGGCCATGTTGTCGATCTCGAAATTCGTCAGGCTGGCGTAGCCGGTGAGCATGAATTGCACGCCGGGATCGCCAAGCAGGCGCTCGACCGCGCTGGTGACGTTGCCGGCGGACTGATCCTTGACGTCGCCGACCACCAGTTCGAATGTGTTGCCGGCAACGCCGCCGGCGGCATTCGCCTCATCGATTGCCATCTGCACGCCGCGCTGGAATTCCTGGCCGTCCGCCGCGGCAGGGCCCGTGATCGGCGCCAGCAGGCCGATCTTGACGACATCGGCGAAAGCGGGGGCGCTTGCCGTGGCAAACGCCGCGATCAGGGCCGTGGTCATCAGCATATGGCGGAGTCTGTTGCCTGCGAATTTGGATTTCATCGTGCCGTTCCCTGTTTTCCTCCCGTTCATCGGGAGTTGGATAATTGACAATCTACGCACAATTGTTGTTATTTGAAAAGGATTTTTCAACGGCACGAGACCGGGAAAATGTTATGGCAGGGCTAGGGGAGGCGGCGGCGCTTTGTTGTGCAACTGCTTCGAAACAGGGCGATTCCAGACGGAGCCAAAGATGACGATCGCGCAGAAGACCCTTGAAACCAGTCACGGCAGGATCGCCGTTCGCGAGACCGGCGGCAAAGGCACCGCCGTCCTGCTGATCCACGGCAATTCGTCTTCCGGTGCCGTTTTCCGCAACCAGCTCGAGAGCCCGCTGGGCGAGCGCTACCACATGATCGCCCCCGATCTGCCGGGCCACGGCGCTTCCGGCAACGCGATCGATCCGGACCGCTCCTACAGTATGGAAGGCTATGCCGATGCGATGACCGAAGTGCTCGGCCTGCTCGGTATCGACAAGGGCATCGTCTTCGGCTGGTCGCTCGGCGGTCATATCGGGCTGGAGATGATCGACCGTTATCCTGGCCTGCTTGGCCTGATGATATCGGGCACTCCGCCTGTAGCGCCCGAGGAGGTCGGCAACGGCTTCAAGTCGAGTCCGCATATGCATCTTGCCGGACAAGAGGCCTTCACCGCCGCTGATGTCGAGGCCTATGCGCGCAGCACTTGCGGGGAACCGTTCGAACCGTTCCTCCTCGACACGGTGGCGCGCACCGACGGGCGGGCGCGGCGCCTGATGTTCGAGAAATTCGCGGCCGGCACAGGCCGCAACCAGCGCGAGATCGTCGCCGGCAAGACGCCTCCGATAGCCGTTCTCAATGGCATCGACGAGCCTTTCGTGAACACCGATTTTGTCTCAGCGGTCAAGTTCTCCAACCTGTGGGAAGGCAAGGCGCATCTGCTCGACAAATCGGGCCATGCGCCGTTCTGGGATTCTCCCGGCCGCTTCAACCCGATCTTCGCCCGCTTCCTGGAAAGCGTGGATCAGGCATAGACCCGCCGCAAGGCACCGACCAGCCGCCATCGACCAGAATGTGTCCCGCCCTGCTGGCCTCATTGCACTGACAGGAGGGGGGCGGCCGCGACTGGGCCGTTGGCAAGGCATGCGTGTCCGGCTATGACGGCAAAGTTGCGGAGAGCAGTCAGCTTTTCCGTTGGAGTGCGACATGACCGTATTTACACGCCGCGGACTGCTGAAAACTGCCGCCGTTGCCGGTGCGAGCGGGCTCGGGCTTGCCGCCATGGGCAGGATTGGCGGCTGGGCGGCGTCCGCGCCTGAGCCAGTGGTGCTGCGGACGGCGAAAATCCAGGCGAAGCTGATGGATGTCGGCCAGACCAACAATGTGCTGACTTACGGCAAAGCGGGAATGCCGCCGGTGCTCAGGATGAAAAAAGGCGAACCCTTCGCCGCGCGCCTCGACAACGCCATCGATGATCCGACGACCATCCACTGGCACGGCATTCGCCTGCCGAACAAGATGGATGGCGTGCCTTTCCTGGTGCAGCCTTACGTCTACACCGGCGATCATTTCGACTATGCCTTCACGCCGCCCGACGCCGGCACCTTCTGGTATCACCCGCACTGCAACACGCTGGAGCAGATGGGGCACGGCCTGACCGGCGTGATCGTGGTTGAAAACCCGAACGATCCGGAATTCGACGCCGAGTTTGTCCTCAACCTGCGCGACTGGCGCCTTGGCGACGACGGCCAGTTCATCGACCAGTTCCGGCCGCGCGATGCCGCGAGAACCGGCACTTACGGCACGGTGCGTACCGCCAACTGGCTCGATCAGCCGCAATATGACGCGCCCGCCGGCGGGCTGGTGCGGCTGCGCATCGCCATTACCGATGTCACCCGCATCTATGCCTTTCGCGTCGACGGCGCCGAAGCGATGGTGATGGCGCTGGACGGCAATCCGGTGCCGGAGCGCTTTGCGCCCGATGCCTTGCTGCTTGGACCGGGACAGCGCATGGAACTCGCCATCCGCATGCCTGACGATGAGGGCGCGACCGTCAGCCTGCGGGACGTCAGGGGAACCAAGCCCAAGGTGCTGGCGACGCTGCGCGCGACGGGCAACTCGCTCAAGCGGGACGTTCGCGACGTTGCGCCGCTGGAAGTGAATCCGGTGGCGGAAGTGGATCTCGGCTCGGCCCAGCATATCTCCCTGTCGCTCAGCGCCACGGCGGAGAACGTCCCGAGCGACAGCATCTGCGGTTCGCTCGGCTACAGTTTCTGGGCGATCAACAAGGTGCCGTGGCCGGGCGATACGCCCGATCCAACCGCGCCGCTGGCCGAATTGAAGCTCGGCAGGAGCTATGTCATCGACATGGAAAACCTGACGCCGCAATCGCATCCGATGCATTTGCACGGCATGAGCTTCAAGGTTTTGTCATCCTCGACGCGGCCGGTGCAGCCGTTGATTTCGGACACCTATCTCATCCAGCCCAATGAGAAGGTGAGCCTCGGCTTCGTCGCCGACAATCCCGGCGACTGGCTGCTGCATTGCCACATCATCGAGCACCAGAAATCGGGCATGACGAGTTACGTCAGAGTGGTCTGAGCCAAGCCCACCGAAGGCCGCATTGTCCGCGACCTACTTGCGCAGTTGCGCCTCGATCTCGTCGAGCACCTTGTCCTTGCCGATGCCGGTGAGGAAGGCGAGGCCCTTGATGACCGGCTTGGTCACCGAAGCCGAGATCGGCGTGGTGGCGACGATGAAGTCGACGCTGTCGGCGAGCCCCGGCACTTCGGTTGCCTTGGCCTGCTGAGCGTTGAAGGTAAGGCCGCGCATCTTCATCGCCTCGGTGACGGCGACGTTGACCGCCGTCGAGGTGGCGATGCCGGTGCCGCAGGCAAAGAGAATTGTCTTCTGTCTGGCCATCTTTGCTTTCCCTTGATTATCAGCCGAGCACGGTGCGCACGTCGTCAAGCGTCCTGGCCGACCTCAAGCCGTCCAATGCATCTGGATTCTGGATCGTTGCCATGACGGACTGCAGCGCTTCAATCTGCTTGTCCTTGTCATTGATCGCAAGCAGGAAGACGAAACCCACCGGCAGCTTCTCGTCGGGGTCTTCCATGTTGGCGAAGATCACCGGCTTTCTCAGCGTGCCCATTGCGATGCCGGGCTTCAGCACATGCTCGGGATCGGTGTGGGGCACCGCGACATTGTCGGCGCGTTCCAGCGGCAATCCTGTCGGGATGGTCATTTCGCGGCGCACGACCGCGTCGGCATAGGAGCTCTTGACATAGCCAAGGGCCTCGAGCCGTCCCGCCAGGACGCGGATGATCTCCTCATTGGTCGACGCGTCCGACCCGAGCACGATCGCTTCGGGATCCAGAAGCTGCATGAGGGCGTCGGACATGTCTTGCTCCGTCGATAAATCGAGCGCCCGGCGAAGGCGCACGATCGTTTCAGATGAAGGCACGCTTGCGTTCAGGCCGTGCCTTCGGCCGGCTCGTCCTCGGCGCCCGCCGCCCGTTCCCAGCCGAGCGGATTGCGGCGATAGAGCACGAACAGCGCCGCTATGACCACGGCGATCACGATGATGCCGATCAGCCCAAGTCCCTGGATCGCCTCGATGATCACATAGGGTACCCACAGGAAGCCGTCGACCACCGAGGTGATCTGCAAAGCATCCGCCGGCAGTTTGAAGCCCGACGCGACGGCCGCACTGGTGAACAGCGGCGCCAGGGCGTTGGCGACATAGAAGCCGATCGCCAAGGTCACCGTGCCGATCACCACCATGCGGAACACATTGCCTTTGACCAGCGGCGCGGTCATGGCGACGATGAACGGGATGACCGCCAGATCGGCGAACAGGATGACGCGGTTGCCCGGCAGGATCACCGACAGGATGATCGCGATCGGCACCAGGATCAGCGACGACGAGATCGCGGCGGGATGGCCGATCAGGATCGCCGAATCGAGGCCGACGAGAAGCTCGCGATCGCCGGTGCGCTTGCGCACGAACTCCTGCGCCGCGTCGGAAACCGGGATCAGGCCCTCCATCAGGATCTTCACCATGCGCGGCAGCAGCAGCATAACCGCGGCAAGTGTCATGCCGGTGCCCAGCACCTTGGCCAGCACCGTGCCGGGATCGCCGGCATTGTAGAAGGCGATGGCGCCGAGCACGAGGCCGATGATCAGGCCGAGCACGACCGGTTCGCCGAACACGCCGAAGCGGCGCTCGATGGTTTCGGTGTTGATGTTGATGCGGTTGATGCCGGGAATGCGGTCCATGATCCAGTTCAGGATGATGGCGATCGGCAGGATTTGCGCCGAGGCGAGATGCGGCACCGAAATGCCGGGAACGCCGTAGAATTGCTGCACCGCGCGCGCCGACCAATCGGCGAACAGCAGCGACAGCGCCGCAACCAGGGCCGCGATGGCAATGCCGTAGGCCAGATTGTCGGTGGCGGCGACGACGAGCGAGCCGACGAAGGCGAAATGCCAGAAATTCCAGACGTCGACATTGAGCGTGCGCGTCATGCGCGTCAGCAACAGCACGATGTTGACCAGGATGCCGACCGGGATGACCCAAAGCCCGACCGAGGAGCCAAAGGCGATGGCGGCCGCCGAGGGCCAGCCGACGTCGATAATGTCGCGATGAATGCCGGTGTTGGTGACGATGGCCTTGGCGACGTCGCCGATCGACGTGAACATCAGGCCAAGCACAAGGTTGATACCGATGAAGGCGACCCCGATGGTGACGGCGGCGCGAAAGGCCTTGCTGACCTTGGCGCCCAAAACCACGGCAATGATGAAAATGACGATCGGCAGCAGGATTGTCGCGCCGAGCGTGTCGATGGCCCCCTTGAGGCCAGCGAGTAGAGTATCCATTCTTCCTCCCCTGGAGCCCCGAGCCTAAAGCTTCGCGGTGCTCCTTTCTCTCAGCCTCTGCCGCCACCTCAGCGCAAAGGCACTCCCCAGATGCCGCGAGACGAGTGCCCCTCCGAGCGGTTGTCTCGATGAACATTTGCCTTTGTTGGCAAACGAATGTTTTATTGAGACTGTTCGCAACAATGTCAATTGGCAAGC is a window from the Mesorhizobium australicum WSM2073 genome containing:
- a CDS encoding multicopper oxidase family protein; the encoded protein is MTVFTRRGLLKTAAVAGASGLGLAAMGRIGGWAASAPEPVVLRTAKIQAKLMDVGQTNNVLTYGKAGMPPVLRMKKGEPFAARLDNAIDDPTTIHWHGIRLPNKMDGVPFLVQPYVYTGDHFDYAFTPPDAGTFWYHPHCNTLEQMGHGLTGVIVVENPNDPEFDAEFVLNLRDWRLGDDGQFIDQFRPRDAARTGTYGTVRTANWLDQPQYDAPAGGLVRLRIAITDVTRIYAFRVDGAEAMVMALDGNPVPERFAPDALLLGPGQRMELAIRMPDDEGATVSLRDVRGTKPKVLATLRATGNSLKRDVRDVAPLEVNPVAEVDLGSAQHISLSLSATAENVPSDSICGSLGYSFWAINKVPWPGDTPDPTAPLAELKLGRSYVIDMENLTPQSHPMHLHGMSFKVLSSSTRPVQPLISDTYLIQPNEKVSLGFVADNPGDWLLHCHIIEHQKSGMTSYVRVV
- a CDS encoding PTS sugar transporter subunit IIB → MARQKTILFACGTGIATSTAVNVAVTEAMKMRGLTFNAQQAKATEVPGLADSVDFIVATTPISASVTKPVIKGLAFLTGIGKDKVLDEIEAQLRK
- a CDS encoding ABC transporter substrate-binding protein, with amino-acid sequence MKSKFAGNRLRHMLMTTALIAAFATASAPAFADVVKIGLLAPITGPAAADGQEFQRGVQMAIDEANAAGGVAGNTFELVVGDVKDQSAGNVTSAVERLLGDPGVQFMLTGYASLTNFEIDNMAEAEMPYMLAATSQQTRDIIAPSPDKYMCCWSLTPSFDAYNTDVTLFVEKLAADGKITLPTKKVAIISSDNAYSKTISEGMKKTFKEKGWTISVDEIVPFGEVTDWRSILAKVRENVPDVVINTDYLPGNSASFLNQFLEQPTKSLVFLQYAPSVPEFVELTGKKSNGVIYNLLGGALTTPKNPRADEVAAKFKAKYGVESGTYGVGLYEMTNVYFDAVKKVGGASDHAAIMKALSETDKQVAEGRLKFDPATHLATQGDDYIPITFFQIWDGQRTLISPEKYATGAFKPQPWMQ
- a CDS encoding PTS galactitol transporter subunit IIC, encoding MDTLLAGLKGAIDTLGATILLPIVIFIIAVVLGAKVSKAFRAAVTIGVAFIGINLVLGLMFTSIGDVAKAIVTNTGIHRDIIDVGWPSAAAIAFGSSVGLWVIPVGILVNIVLLLTRMTRTLNVDVWNFWHFAFVGSLVVAATDNLAYGIAIAALVAALSLLFADWSARAVQQFYGVPGISVPHLASAQILPIAIILNWIMDRIPGINRININTETIERRFGVFGEPVVLGLIIGLVLGAIAFYNAGDPGTVLAKVLGTGMTLAAVMLLLPRMVKILMEGLIPVSDAAQEFVRKRTGDRELLVGLDSAILIGHPAAISSSLILVPIAIILSVILPGNRVILFADLAVIPFIVAMTAPLVKGNVFRMVVIGTVTLAIGFYVANALAPLFTSAAVASGFKLPADALQITSVVDGFLWVPYVIIEAIQGLGLIGIIVIAVVIAALFVLYRRNPLGWERAAGAEDEPAEGTA
- a CDS encoding PTS sugar transporter subunit IIA; protein product: MSDALMQLLDPEAIVLGSDASTNEEIIRVLAGRLEALGYVKSSYADAVVRREMTIPTGLPLERADNVAVPHTDPEHVLKPGIAMGTLRKPVIFANMEDPDEKLPVGFVFLLAINDKDKQIEALQSVMATIQNPDALDGLRSARTLDDVRTVLG
- a CDS encoding alpha/beta fold hydrolase — translated: MTIAQKTLETSHGRIAVRETGGKGTAVLLIHGNSSSGAVFRNQLESPLGERYHMIAPDLPGHGASGNAIDPDRSYSMEGYADAMTEVLGLLGIDKGIVFGWSLGGHIGLEMIDRYPGLLGLMISGTPPVAPEEVGNGFKSSPHMHLAGQEAFTAADVEAYARSTCGEPFEPFLLDTVARTDGRARRLMFEKFAAGTGRNQREIVAGKTPPIAVLNGIDEPFVNTDFVSAVKFSNLWEGKAHLLDKSGHAPFWDSPGRFNPIFARFLESVDQA